From Candidatus Methylopumilus planktonicus, a single genomic window includes:
- the msrB gene encoding peptide-methionine (R)-S-oxide reductase MsrB, whose protein sequence is MLTWQDIENRVLHGNPPANHRVEKTDDQWSKILPSDVHDVTRKAGTERPFSSPMCAHFEPGFYACACCDTMLFDATQKFDSGTGWPSFTQPLEPNAVAYFSDGSLSSVRVEITCSTCDAHLGHIFPDGPAPSKLRYCVNALSLKRIA, encoded by the coding sequence ATGCTGACTTGGCAAGATATTGAAAATCGCGTACTTCATGGTAATCCGCCCGCGAATCATCGCGTAGAAAAAACAGACGATCAATGGAGCAAAATATTGCCTAGCGATGTCCATGATGTTACACGTAAGGCAGGTACAGAACGTCCCTTCAGTTCACCCATGTGCGCTCATTTTGAACCAGGCTTTTATGCTTGCGCCTGCTGCGACACCATGCTGTTTGATGCAACACAAAAGTTTGATTCCGGCACGGGCTGGCCTTCTTTTACTCAACCCCTAGAGCCCAATGCGGTAGCTTATTTTAGCGATGGCAGCTTAAGTAGTGTTCGGGTTGAAATCACCTGCAGCACTTGCGATGCGCACTTAGGTCATATATTTCCAGATGGTCCAGCGCCCAGCAAGCTTCGCTATTGTGTGAATGCACTCTCATTAAAACGTATTGCCTGA
- a CDS encoding MalY/PatB family protein, which translates to MQRFDKTIPREVSASLKYDGRLETFGTNDILPMWVADMDFAVPDAVTKALQARASHPIYGYSIAPEGLYQALIDWLLAKHQWPVKREWIVLTPGVVPSLNLVVAALTAENAGVIVQPPVYFPFLSAVKDQHRRLIENPLILEEDDLGNLHYQMDLSQLDTCSKEASLLMFCSPHNPVGRVWLKEELLALLAVAKKHNLIILADEIHADLVYANMQHHTLSRLAFENAPAPSSIDAPHAIITAVSPSKTFNIPGLGLSALIIPDANYRQTIQSHLTKIAVSVTNPFSMIAFEAAYRGGADWLSELMAYLQATRDEAVAFIRAHIPKINVVCPEGTYLLWLDCRKLNLDDKALALFFVQEAQLGLSSGAMFGRGGKGFMRMNIGTPRANVMKALNRLKSALS; encoded by the coding sequence ATGCAACGCTTTGACAAAACCATTCCACGGGAGGTTAGTGCATCGCTAAAATATGATGGCAGGCTTGAAACATTTGGCACGAATGATATCTTGCCAATGTGGGTCGCTGACATGGATTTTGCGGTGCCCGATGCTGTTACAAAAGCATTACAAGCAAGAGCCAGCCATCCCATATACGGATATTCAATTGCACCTGAGGGTCTCTATCAAGCTCTAATCGATTGGTTACTTGCAAAGCATCAATGGCCAGTAAAACGCGAGTGGATAGTACTGACCCCTGGCGTGGTACCTTCCTTAAACTTGGTTGTGGCAGCATTAACAGCAGAAAATGCAGGTGTGATAGTCCAGCCCCCAGTATATTTCCCCTTTCTATCTGCGGTAAAAGATCAGCATCGTCGTTTGATAGAAAACCCCTTGATTTTAGAAGAAGATGATTTGGGTAATTTGCATTACCAAATGGATCTTTCACAGCTAGATACCTGCTCTAAAGAAGCGAGCTTACTAATGTTTTGCTCACCTCACAATCCAGTCGGACGGGTTTGGTTAAAAGAGGAGTTACTAGCCCTATTGGCTGTAGCCAAAAAGCACAATTTAATTATTCTAGCCGATGAAATTCATGCAGATTTGGTGTATGCCAATATGCAACATCACACACTAAGTCGCCTTGCTTTTGAGAATGCTCCAGCACCATCAAGCATAGATGCGCCTCACGCTATCATCACAGCCGTTTCGCCCAGCAAAACCTTTAATATCCCAGGCTTGGGACTTTCTGCATTAATCATACCCGATGCCAATTACCGTCAAACCATCCAATCACATCTTACTAAGATCGCTGTTTCAGTGACCAACCCATTTAGTATGATTGCGTTTGAAGCCGCCTACCGTGGCGGGGCTGACTGGTTAAGTGAATTAATGGCTTACCTTCAAGCGACGCGTGATGAGGCTGTTGCGTTTATTCGTGCGCATATACCAAAAATAAATGTGGTGTGCCCAGAAGGTACCTATCTACTTTGGCTAGATTGTAGAAAATTAAACCTAGATGACAAAGCATTAGCGCTATTTTTTGTGCAAGAAGCGCAGTTAGGTTTATCCAGTGGTGCGATGTTTGGTCGTGGTGGCAAGGGTTTTATGCGCATGAACATAGGCACTCCCAGAGCAAATGTCATGAAAGCGCTTAATCGTTTGAAATCTGCCTTGTCGTGA
- the kbl gene encoding glycine C-acetyltransferase: MSFKKVKESFSSDLEEIKKAGLWKTERIINSDQKSKIQLSDNQEVINMCANNYLGLANNPEVIQAAKDGLDRWGFGLASVRFICGTQTLHKTLEEKVSEYLGMEDTILYAACFDANGGLFETILTADDAVISDELNHASIIDGIRLCKAQRYRYKNNDMNDLRAKLEEAKKNKARRILITTDGVFSMDGTIAQLDKICDLADEFDAMVHHDDCHATGFMGKTGRGIHEYCNVIDRVDIITSTFGKALGGATGGFTSGRKEIIDMLRQRSRPYLFSNTLAPNICTASLKVFEILENSTALRDTLEKNVHYFRSGMQKAGFDVRDGDHPIVPIMLGDANLAQSMSKKLLEKGIFAIGFFYPVVPQGKARIRTQISAAHTFEDLDKAIDAFTATKNQLI, encoded by the coding sequence ATGAGCTTTAAAAAAGTTAAAGAAAGTTTTTCCTCTGATTTAGAAGAAATTAAAAAAGCAGGACTTTGGAAAACTGAACGTATTATTAATTCTGATCAGAAAAGTAAGATTCAACTTTCTGATAATCAAGAAGTTATTAACATGTGTGCGAATAACTATCTGGGTTTAGCTAATAATCCAGAAGTTATTCAGGCAGCCAAAGATGGTCTTGATCGATGGGGCTTTGGCCTTGCCTCTGTTCGATTTATATGTGGAACACAAACATTACATAAAACTCTAGAAGAAAAAGTGAGTGAGTATTTAGGCATGGAAGATACGATTCTCTATGCTGCTTGCTTCGATGCTAATGGGGGTTTATTTGAAACCATTCTCACAGCAGATGATGCTGTTATTTCTGATGAACTTAATCATGCGTCGATTATTGATGGTATTCGTTTATGTAAAGCGCAACGTTATCGTTATAAAAATAATGATATGAATGATTTACGTGCAAAGCTAGAAGAGGCCAAGAAAAATAAAGCGAGACGCATTCTTATTACTACCGATGGTGTTTTTTCTATGGATGGTACGATTGCACAATTAGATAAGATTTGTGATCTTGCAGATGAATTTGATGCCATGGTGCATCATGATGATTGTCATGCAACAGGATTCATGGGAAAAACAGGCCGTGGTATTCATGAATATTGTAATGTAATAGATCGCGTTGATATTATTACTAGTACATTTGGCAAAGCTTTAGGAGGTGCGACTGGTGGTTTTACATCCGGTCGTAAAGAAATTATTGATATGTTAAGACAAAGATCCCGACCTTATCTATTTTCAAATACACTCGCCCCTAATATTTGTACTGCTTCATTAAAAGTTTTTGAGATACTAGAAAATTCAACTGCACTTCGCGATACATTAGAGAAAAATGTTCATTACTTTAGATCTGGCATGCAAAAAGCTGGTTTTGATGTAAGGGATGGTGATCATCCTATTGTTCCTATTATGTTAGGTGATGCTAATCTTGCTCAGTCAATGAGTAAAAAATTATTAGAAAAAGGTATCTTTGCAATTGGATTTTTTTATCCAGTGGTACCGCAAGGAAAAGCGAGAATTAGAACGCAAATTTCAGCTGCTCATACATTCGAAGATCTAGATAAAGCTATAGATGCTTTTACTGCAACTAAAAATCAATTAATCTAA
- a CDS encoding cryptochrome/photolyase family protein, whose product MKILRLILGDQLNPNHSWFKNTDDEILYVLMEVKQETNYVLHHAQKILAIFAAMRDFKSMLAKKNHQVIYFKINEKSNQQSFKLNLNTLLTQHNIQKFEYLEPDEYRLDHDLTEFCTEISIPSECFSSEHFYTNRSEVNEIFTDKKQWLMESFYRYMRKRHNVLMSEDGKPVGSKWNFDHENRKAWKGEPKVFEDHRPTHDHSELWNEITEAKIKSFGNHNASKFRWPLNRKEALKHLDFFIQHILIYFGDYQDAMRKDETRMFHSLISFALNTKMLSPREVVSAVEKSYLSNQISINTAEGFIRQIIGWREYIRGYYWAHMPAFGDQNYFSHQLPVPNWFWNGKTKMNCLKYTINQSLDEAYAHHIQRLMIVGNFSLLAGINPKSLHEWYLGIYIDAFEWVEMPNTLGMSQFADGGKLASKPYVSTANYINKMSNYCEGCHYSKSDRLGDKACPFNSLYWNFFISKAGQLSKNPRLAIVHKQIRDMDANLIKDIQLQAKKIIKNIEDI is encoded by the coding sequence ATGAAAATCCTTAGACTTATTCTGGGCGATCAACTCAATCCAAATCATTCGTGGTTTAAAAATACAGATGATGAAATCCTCTACGTTTTAATGGAGGTAAAACAAGAAACAAATTATGTGCTTCATCATGCACAAAAGATTTTAGCTATTTTTGCAGCGATGAGAGACTTTAAAAGTATGCTCGCTAAAAAAAATCATCAAGTTATTTATTTCAAAATAAATGAGAAGTCTAATCAACAATCTTTTAAGTTAAATTTAAATACTTTATTGACTCAACACAATATTCAGAAATTTGAGTATCTAGAACCTGACGAATACAGGCTTGATCATGATTTAACAGAATTTTGTACTGAAATCTCTATTCCATCTGAGTGTTTTTCATCAGAGCACTTTTATACAAATCGCTCTGAAGTAAATGAAATATTTACTGATAAGAAGCAATGGCTTATGGAGTCTTTTTATCGCTATATGAGAAAAAGGCACAATGTTCTGATGTCTGAAGATGGCAAACCTGTTGGTTCAAAATGGAATTTTGATCACGAGAATAGAAAAGCCTGGAAGGGTGAACCAAAAGTCTTTGAAGATCATAGGCCGACTCATGACCATAGTGAATTATGGAATGAAATTACAGAAGCTAAAATTAAGAGCTTTGGAAATCATAATGCATCTAAATTTCGTTGGCCTTTAAATAGAAAAGAAGCATTAAAGCATTTAGATTTTTTTATTCAGCATATTTTAATTTATTTCGGTGATTATCAAGATGCTATGCGTAAAGACGAGACAAGAATGTTTCATTCTTTAATCTCTTTTGCATTAAATACCAAAATGCTATCTCCTAGAGAAGTTGTATCAGCCGTCGAAAAATCCTACCTTTCGAATCAAATCTCCATCAATACTGCTGAGGGCTTTATCAGACAAATCATTGGCTGGAGAGAATATATTAGAGGATATTACTGGGCCCATATGCCAGCCTTTGGTGACCAAAATTATTTTAGTCATCAATTGCCAGTGCCCAATTGGTTTTGGAATGGCAAAACCAAAATGAATTGCCTTAAATATACGATCAACCAATCGCTAGATGAAGCTTATGCGCACCATATCCAAAGGCTTATGATTGTTGGTAATTTTTCTCTTCTTGCGGGTATTAATCCTAAAAGCCTTCATGAGTGGTATTTAGGTATCTATATTGATGCATTTGAATGGGTTGAGATGCCAAACACACTTGGCATGAGTCAATTTGCTGATGGAGGTAAACTAGCAAGTAAGCCTTATGTTTCCACGGCGAATTATATTAATAAAATGAGTAACTATTGTGAGGGATGCCATTATTCAAAAAGTGATAGGCTTGGTGACAAAGCATGCCCATTCAATAGCTTATACTGGAATTTTTTTATTTCGAAAGCTGGGCAATTAAGTAAAAATCCAAGATTAGCCATTGTGCATAAGCAGATAAGGGATATGGATGCTAATCTAATCAAAGATATTCAATTACAAGCAAAAAAAATAATCAAGAATATTGAGGATATCTAA
- the tdh gene encoding L-threonine 3-dehydrogenase, whose amino-acid sequence MKALVKKYAEEGLWLEDMPEPEMGNNDVLVKIKKTAICGTDIHIYNWDEWAQKTIPVPMITGHEYAGEIVDVGSNVTDLKVGDIVSGEGHLTCGRCRNCLGGRTHLCPNTIGVGVNRTGCFAELLAVPAKNIFKPSREISTDLLAIFDPYGNAVHTALSFNMVGEDVLITGAGPIGMMAALVSDHAGARNIVITDVNQYRLDFIKKILPRVIAINVEKETISRDMMKSVGIFEGFDVGLEMSGSPKAFSDMLNLMINGGHIAMLAIMPAGSGIDWDMVVFKGLTIKGVYGREIFETWYKGTMMVQSGLPLEKIITHRFPYTEFKEGFDIMRSGKSGKIILNWEN is encoded by the coding sequence ATGAAAGCATTAGTCAAAAAATACGCTGAAGAGGGTTTATGGCTAGAGGATATGCCAGAACCTGAAATGGGTAATAACGACGTATTAGTTAAAATAAAAAAGACAGCTATTTGCGGCACAGACATCCATATCTACAATTGGGATGAGTGGGCGCAAAAAACAATCCCTGTTCCTATGATTACTGGACATGAGTATGCAGGAGAAATTGTAGATGTCGGCTCTAATGTAACGGATTTAAAAGTAGGCGATATCGTCTCAGGAGAAGGCCATTTAACATGTGGTCGATGCAGAAACTGCCTAGGTGGCAGAACACACTTATGCCCTAATACCATAGGTGTAGGTGTAAATCGAACAGGATGTTTTGCTGAGCTCTTGGCAGTGCCAGCTAAGAACATTTTTAAACCAAGTCGTGAAATTTCAACTGACTTACTTGCTATTTTTGATCCTTATGGAAATGCAGTACATACAGCACTCTCTTTTAATATGGTAGGCGAAGATGTGCTTATTACAGGAGCAGGTCCAATCGGTATGATGGCCGCTCTGGTTTCAGATCATGCTGGCGCAAGAAATATTGTCATCACGGATGTAAATCAATATCGTTTAGATTTCATCAAAAAAATTCTTCCACGTGTTATTGCAATTAATGTTGAAAAAGAAACAATTAGTCGTGACATGATGAAGTCCGTTGGTATTTTTGAAGGATTTGATGTGGGACTCGAAATGTCAGGCTCCCCCAAAGCTTTTAGTGACATGTTGAATCTCATGATTAATGGTGGCCATATTGCCATGCTAGCAATCATGCCTGCAGGTTCTGGCATAGATTGGGATATGGTGGTATTCAAAGGTCTCACAATTAAAGGAGTCTATGGACGTGAAATTTTTGAGACTTGGTATAAAGGTACGATGATGGTTCAAAGTGGACTGCCTTTAGAAAAGATAATTACACATCGATTTCCTTATACTGAATTTAAAGAAGGTTTTGACATTATGCGATCAGGTAAGTCTGGCAAAATTATCTTAAATTGGGAAAATTAA
- a CDS encoding ADP-ribosylglycohydrolase family protein, with protein sequence MNTMPLNKTDRMRGALWGMFVGDALAMPVHWYYSIATLWQDFGQIKDYQAPKAHHPNSIMSLANTSKAGRGTQEGDIVGSVILKGKKHHWGPANRHYHQGMQAGENTLNLLCARVLLRSLNATGDYDPADFLREYISFMTEPDRHNDTYAESYHRDFFANYAKGIHPEKCAGAEGHDTASIGGLVSLPILIIASLNEGNLSTTNAQALNHQRLTHRSPSLEIYSSELSALLFHIFHDTNPNTEELACAAASRLGFPAAKVVASVRSKQSSDCDVIGGLLSSACYIDQSFPSVLYLASRYSNNFEVALIANTNVGGDNCHRGAVLGAILGSSLGFEAIPKRWIDGLIAHDELNNEIETFIKRFE encoded by the coding sequence ATGAATACTATGCCCCTTAATAAAACTGACCGCATGCGTGGCGCGCTATGGGGCATGTTTGTTGGTGATGCGCTGGCGATGCCAGTGCATTGGTACTACAGCATTGCTACCCTGTGGCAAGATTTTGGTCAGATAAAAGATTACCAAGCGCCTAAAGCGCATCATCCTAACTCAATCATGTCTCTAGCCAACACCAGCAAAGCAGGACGTGGAACGCAAGAAGGCGATATTGTTGGAAGCGTGATACTCAAAGGCAAAAAGCACCATTGGGGTCCAGCTAATCGTCATTATCATCAGGGAATGCAAGCAGGCGAAAATACACTTAATTTACTGTGCGCGAGGGTTTTGTTGCGCTCGCTTAATGCAACAGGTGATTATGATCCCGCTGATTTTTTACGTGAGTATATTAGCTTTATGACAGAGCCTGACCGACATAACGATACTTACGCGGAATCTTACCATCGAGACTTTTTTGCTAACTACGCGAAAGGTATCCATCCTGAAAAGTGTGCTGGGGCCGAAGGTCATGATACGGCATCTATTGGCGGCTTAGTTAGTCTCCCGATACTCATCATAGCAAGCTTAAACGAGGGTAACTTATCAACTACTAACGCTCAAGCCTTAAACCATCAACGCCTAACTCACCGCTCACCCTCACTGGAAATCTACTCCAGTGAACTTAGCGCATTGTTGTTTCATATTTTTCATGACACAAATCCAAATACCGAAGAACTCGCCTGCGCTGCAGCAAGTCGCCTTGGATTTCCTGCAGCGAAGGTAGTTGCTTCTGTGCGCAGTAAGCAAAGTTCTGATTGTGATGTCATTGGCGGCTTACTCAGCTCTGCTTGTTACATAGATCAGTCATTCCCTTCCGTTCTTTACCTCGCCTCACGCTATTCTAATAATTTCGAAGTGGCACTGATCGCTAATACTAATGTTGGCGGCGACAACTGCCACCGCGGTGCTGTCTTAGGCGCGATACTTGGCTCAAGTTTGGGATTTGAAGCCATTCCTAAGCGCTGGATTGATGGCCTAATCGCCCATGATGAACTGAATAATGAAATAGAAACGTTTATCAAACGCTTTGAATAA
- a CDS encoding ABCB family ABC transporter ATP-binding protein/permease — protein MHSSKIENNVKEKKQRHQDWKVIKNLFPYIKAYKARIIFTLICLVLAKMANLGVPIMLKNIVDAMSITSTPKALLVVPVSLIVAYGLLRLSASLFAELRELIFSKVTEQAVRQVGLQVFNHLHALSLRFHLSRQTGGMTRDIERGTRGIQSLISYSLYSIIPTLIELAMVLGYLLFAYDVRFVLVTFIALICYVVFTVVVTEWRTNFRREMNSLDSQANQSAVDTLINFETVKYFGNEQFESARYDVSLKKYAHAVIKSQKSLAFLNFGQQIIIVFGLVCILGLASQGVAKQEMTIGDLVLVNVLMIQLYIPLNFLGVLYREMKQSLTDIDRMFSLLETDQEISDLPNATVLQIKSPKIGPHVCFKDVSFYYEKNRGILNQVSFEILPGQTTAVVGHSGAGKSTLGRLIFRFYDVQSGAIYLDDQDIKTVKQAGLRQAIGIVPQDTVLFNDTIGFNIAYGKPGASQSAIEAAAQSAQIHDFICSLPNGYNTNVGERGLKLSGGEKQRVAIARTLLKNPSLLVFDEATSALDSETERSIQKELNELAKNRTTLIIAHRLSTITHAHQILVMEAGSIIERGTHELLLKDGQRYAEMWRVQQSQIHS, from the coding sequence ATGCACTCCTCTAAAATAGAAAATAACGTTAAAGAAAAAAAGCAGCGTCATCAAGACTGGAAAGTTATCAAGAACTTATTTCCTTACATAAAAGCTTACAAAGCACGTATTATTTTTACGCTTATATGCTTAGTGTTAGCGAAGATGGCTAACTTGGGTGTACCTATTATGCTCAAGAATATAGTAGATGCGATGAGCATTACTTCAACACCAAAAGCATTACTGGTAGTGCCCGTGAGCTTAATTGTGGCTTATGGTTTGTTGCGCCTTTCAGCCTCACTATTTGCAGAGTTGCGAGAGTTAATTTTTTCTAAAGTCACTGAGCAAGCTGTAAGGCAAGTAGGTTTACAAGTGTTTAATCATCTCCATGCCTTATCTTTACGTTTCCACTTGTCTCGTCAAACAGGGGGTATGACACGAGATATTGAACGTGGCACGCGCGGCATTCAATCCCTCATCTCGTATTCTCTTTACAGTATTATTCCAACCTTAATCGAACTTGCTATGGTGTTAGGGTACCTTTTATTTGCTTACGATGTTAGGTTTGTATTGGTGACGTTTATTGCACTTATTTGTTATGTGGTATTTACAGTGGTTGTTACAGAGTGGCGAACAAACTTTCGACGAGAAATGAATAGTCTTGACTCACAGGCCAACCAAAGTGCTGTAGATACTTTAATTAATTTTGAAACAGTTAAGTATTTTGGCAACGAACAGTTTGAATCTGCACGTTATGATGTCAGCCTAAAAAAATATGCACACGCTGTTATTAAATCGCAAAAGTCATTAGCTTTTTTAAACTTTGGTCAGCAAATTATTATCGTTTTTGGATTGGTATGTATTTTAGGTTTGGCTAGTCAAGGAGTTGCAAAACAAGAAATGACCATTGGTGATTTAGTATTAGTGAATGTGCTAATGATACAACTCTACATACCACTTAACTTTCTCGGTGTGCTCTACCGTGAAATGAAGCAATCGTTAACTGATATAGACCGAATGTTTAGCTTACTAGAAACGGATCAAGAAATTTCTGATCTACCAAACGCAACAGTATTGCAAATAAAATCTCCAAAGATAGGACCGCATGTTTGTTTTAAAGACGTTAGTTTTTATTACGAAAAAAACCGCGGCATATTAAATCAAGTATCGTTTGAAATATTACCAGGCCAAACAACTGCCGTTGTTGGTCATAGCGGTGCCGGAAAAAGTACTTTAGGTCGACTGATATTTCGTTTTTATGACGTGCAATCGGGTGCCATTTATTTGGACGACCAAGACATCAAAACGGTTAAGCAAGCAGGTCTTAGACAGGCTATAGGTATAGTGCCGCAAGATACGGTGCTGTTTAACGACACCATAGGATTTAATATTGCCTACGGTAAGCCCGGTGCGAGTCAATCTGCCATAGAAGCAGCAGCTCAATCTGCCCAAATCCATGATTTTATTTGTAGCCTACCAAATGGTTACAACACCAATGTTGGTGAGCGAGGCCTAAAGCTCTCTGGTGGCGAAAAGCAGCGCGTTGCTATTGCAAGAACACTGCTAAAAAATCCTTCCTTACTTGTCTTTGACGAAGCGACCTCGGCGTTGGATTCTGAAACGGAACGCAGCATTCAAAAAGAATTAAACGAGTTAGCTAAAAATCGCACGACATTAATCATCGCGCATCGCCTTTCAACCATCACACATGCCCATCAGATTTTAGTCATGGAAGCAGGCAGTATTATTGAACGCGGCACCCATGAATTACTTCTAAAGGATGGTCAGCGCTATGCCGAAATGTGGCGTGTGCAGCAAAGCCAGATTCATTCATAA
- the msrA gene encoding peptide-methionine (S)-S-oxide reductase MsrA — MANETVYLAGGCYWGFEDLLSKIPGVIETAVGFSGGHVKNVSYREVSSGTTGHAETVKVIFNSDILSFTDLLTFFFKMHNPTTLNQQGNDIGTQYRSAIFATTDEQILLAEELIKKIDSLGVLTKKITTEVNTFNTFFLAEDNHQKYLEKYPDGYTCHFIRDINLSV, encoded by the coding sequence ATGGCTAATGAGACGGTATATTTAGCAGGTGGATGCTACTGGGGTTTTGAAGATCTCTTAAGCAAAATACCAGGTGTCATTGAGACGGCTGTGGGTTTCTCTGGCGGACATGTTAAAAATGTCAGTTATCGAGAGGTTTCTTCAGGAACTACAGGGCATGCTGAAACGGTAAAAGTTATTTTTAATTCCGATATTTTAAGCTTTACCGATTTACTTACATTTTTTTTCAAAATGCATAATCCAACGACACTGAATCAGCAGGGCAATGATATTGGAACGCAATATCGATCGGCAATTTTTGCGACAACGGACGAGCAAATTTTATTAGCCGAGGAATTAATTAAAAAGATTGATTCATTAGGAGTTTTAACAAAAAAAATTACTACCGAAGTTAATACATTTAATACATTTTTTCTTGCTGAAGACAATCATCAGAAATATTTAGAGAAATATCCAGATGGCTATACATGCCATTTCATTAGGGATATTAATTTATCAGTTTAA